From Leptodactylus fuscus isolate aLepFus1 chromosome 11, aLepFus1.hap2, whole genome shotgun sequence, one genomic window encodes:
- the AKAP14 gene encoding A-kinase anchor protein 14, whose amino-acid sequence MDSEETYLAALKDKACELVETAMRNAQDSLRGLQPAQDEQSGKETDNEVKNIAWLSGQDFTVELGKKQIEEYVSTWEFHESWLYCTDFLREEEIEFNKLFHYRMRWSIPTCRKPIPRATACVYFTIKVSKIKPPTLPVDVFYVFESNRLVHRPGQTRFREKWLKDIIESKLIMINSITF is encoded by the exons ATGGATTCGGAGGAGACGTACCTCGCAGCGCTTAAAGACAAGGCTTGTGAACTGGTAGAGACCGCCATGAGAAACGCCCAGGATAGTCTGAGAGGCCTGCAACCCGCGCAAGACGAACAATCCGGGAAAG AGACTGATAATGAAGTGAAGAACATTGCTTGGCTCTCCGGTCAGGACTTCACGGTGGAGTTGGGCAAGAAGCAAATTGAAGAATATGTTTCG ACATGGGAATTCCACGAGAGCTGGCTCTACTGTACAGATTTCCTAAGAGAAGAGGAGATAGAGTTCAATAAACTCTTCCATTATAGGATGAGATGGAGTATCCCGACCTGCAGGAAACCAATTCCCAGGGCAACGGCCTGCGTCTACTTTACCATAAAGGTCTCCAAAATTAAACCCCCA ACTTTACCCGTAGACGTTTTCTATGTGTTTGAATCCAACAGACTTGTTCACAG GCCTGGCCAGACAAGATTCAGAGAGAAATGGCTGAAGGACATCATCGAAAGCAAGTTGATAATGATTAACAGCATTACATTTTAA